The DNA region GCATCAACGATTTTGTCCTCCGCCTTGATATCAGGGTACTCCTTGGCGACCTCCTCGAACACCTGCAAGAAGAGGCCATCGGAGATCTTCATGATGTTCGCCTTGTGCACGAGCGTGACTTTTTTGCGGCCGTTCTTGCGGGCGTATTCGAAAGCGAACCGGGCGATCCGCTGGGAGGCTTTTTCGGTCACCACTTTGATAGCGTTCACCACGCCTGGGGAGACCATGCTTTCGATGCCGGTGTAGAGGTCCTCGGTGTTTTCGCGGACGATGACCAGGTCGACTTTGTCGAAACGGCTCGGGACGCCGCCGATCGATTTGACGGGGCGGAGGTTGGCGTAGAGGTCGAGTTTCTGGCGGAGGGTGACGTTGGCGGAGCGGAACCCTTTGCCGACGAACGTGGTGAGCGGGCCTTTGAGAGCGACTTTGTTTTTCTTGATGGAATCGAGGAGGCCATCAGGGACCGACTCGCCGTATTTCTGGATGGCGGCGGCGCCGGCATCGAAGCGCTCCCAGGCGATATCGACTCCGGCGGCCTCGATGACGCGGACGGTGGCGTCGGAGACCTCGGGGCCGATGCCGTCGCCGGGGATGAGGGTAAGGGTATGTTTAGCCATGCTCGTTTCTTTCCTTTGCTCGGTGCCCGCCCGATCGGTCAGGCTTACCGTCGCGCTTCGACTCCGCTCAGCGCGACACGCTGGGGAGACGCAGCCTCTCCTTAGTGTGCACCCAC from Candidatus Zixiibacteriota bacterium includes:
- a CDS encoding isocitrate/isopropylmalate dehydrogenase family protein, encoding MAKHTLTLIPGDGIGPEVSDATVRVIEAAGVDIAWERFDAGAAAIQKYGESVPDGLLDSIKKNKVALKGPLTTFVGKGFRSANVTLRQKLDLYANLRPVKSIGGVPSRFDKVDLVIVRENTEDLYTGIESMVSPGVVNAIKVVTEKASQRIARFAFEYARKNGRKKVTLVHKANIMKISDGLFLQVFEEVAKEYPDIKAEDKIVDALCMHLVMDPSRFDVLLLGNLFGDIVSDLAAGLVGGLGVVPGANIGEEYSVFEAVHGTAPDIAGKNIANPTALIFSSLLMLRHIGEPEAADRIWKAMVLSLAMGHHLTNDLGGSCSTTEFTDELIKEIKSRA